A genomic window from Rhea pennata isolate bPtePen1 chromosome 12, bPtePen1.pri, whole genome shotgun sequence includes:
- the IPPK gene encoding inositol-pentakisphosphate 2-kinase isoform X3, giving the protein MKQFFGENYVHHGEIVQLPLDFVRQLCLKIQPERPESRCDKDMDTLSGYAMCLPNLTRLQTYRFVEHRPILCIEIKPKCGFIPFSSHVSQEIKHKVCRYCMHQHLKVANGKWKRPSKYCPLDLFSGNKQRMHFALKSLLQEAQNNLKIFKNGELIYGCKDDQDSVSDWNELARHLKPFFFPSNGLVSGPHCTRTIVKELIHVITMALLSSTDACRAGDMRTVPISQGRSYCEASAFNKELVRNGKHKLESSGLPRGCLLYKTLQAQMLDMLDIEGLYPLYNRVEQYLEEFPEERSTLQIDGPYNEAFYEKLLDLSTEDDGTVAFALTKVQQYRIAMTAKDCSIMIALSPCLQDECSEQRPMVLASKSRFTFSVSVLDLDLKPYESIPHQYKLDGKIVNYYLKNVQAKDDPVMSSLFKENEDCTLVLHKV; this is encoded by the exons agtCTCGCTGTGATAAAGACATGGACACTCTTAGTGGTTATGCAATGTGCCTTCCTAATCTTACCAGGCTGCAGACCTATCGATTTGTGGAACATCGACCAATCCTCTGCATAGAGATTAAG ccaAAGTGTGGCTTCATTCCTTTTTCCAGCCATGTTTCACAGGAGATAAAGCACAAGGTGTGTCGTTATTGTATGCATCAGCATTTAAAG GTagcaaatggaaaatggaagCGACCAAGTAAATACTGTCCATTAGATCTCTTCTCAGG aaataaacagagaatGCACTTTGCTTTGAAGAGCTTATTACAGGAGGCACAGaacaacttgaaaatatttaag AATGGTGAACTAATTTATGGCTGTAAAGATGATCAGGACTCTGTCTCTGACTGGAACGAGCTTGCTCGTCActtaaaacctttcttttttccctcaaatgGGCTGGTCAGCGGACCACACTGTACAAGGACAATTGTTAAAGAACTAATCCACGTTATAACTATGGCGCTACTAAGTAGTACTGATGCCTGCAGGGCAGGTGATATGAGGACAGTTCCCATTTCACAAGGAAGAAGCTACTGTGAAGCAAGTGCTTTTAATAAGGAGCTAGTAAGAAATG ggAAACATAAATTGGAAAGCTCTGGCTTGCCGAGGGGTTGTCTCCTTTACAAAACCCTTCAGGCTCAGATGCTTGACATGCTGGATATTGAAGGACTCTATCCTTTGTACAATCGAGTTGAACAGTACTTAGAGGAATTTCCTGAAGAGAG aagTACATTGCAAATAGATGGACCTTATAATGAAGCATTTTATGAGAAGCTGCTAGATCTTTCAACTGAAGATGATGGAACAGTAGCATTTGCACTAACAAAG GTGCAGCAGTACAGAATAGCAATGACTGCGAAAGACTGCTCCATCATGATTGCCCTTTCACCTTGTCTACAAGACGAATG ctctGAGCAAAGACCCATGGTACTAGCATCCAAATCAAGATtcaccttttctgtttctgttctggACCTCGATCTTAAACCATATGAAAGCATTCCTCATCAGTACAAACTTGATGGCAAGATAGTAAACTATTATTTGAAGAATGTACAGGCCAAAGATGACCCAGTTATGTCCAGTCTGTTCAAGGAGAATGAAGACTGCACCTTAGTTCTCCATAAAGTGTAA